The following DNA comes from Procambarus clarkii isolate CNS0578487 chromosome 23, FALCON_Pclarkii_2.0, whole genome shotgun sequence.
gcaagagtcaaatagagagaaagatctaggggtcgaTATCaccccgaacctgtccccagagactcacatcaaaaggatatcatcagcggcatatgctagactcgccaatataagaactgcctttagaaacttgtgtaaggaatcgttcaggaccctgtataccacttatgtaagaccaatcctgcaatatgcagctccagcctggagttcatacctagttaaacaaaagatgaagttagagaagattcagaggtatgccaccagactggccctggaactgagaggaatgagctacgaggaaaggctaagggagctgaacctcacaaccctggaaaacagaagagtaagggggagacatgataaccacctacaaaattctcagggaaattgacagggtggacaaagacaaactctttagcatgggtggaatatgaacaaggggacacaggtggaaacttagtacccagatgagccacagggacgttaaaaagaattttttcagtgtcagggtagttaagaaatggaatgcattaagttgtgttgtggtggaggctggctccatacacattttcaaatgtgtATGGAGCCTatatttcaaatatagatatgatagagcccaatggctcaggaatctgtacaccagttgactgacagttgagaggtgagaccaaagagccagagctcaacccccgcaaacacaactaggtgagtacaacttggtgagtacacatacacactctgGGATTTGGCTCAAACCATCAGGAAGTGAAGAAGGAAAGTAGACATAGCGTAATAGGTGTGGAACACATTGTGGCAGTGTGAagagtggagcagacctcacgctGACTGTGACCTCACTAGTCTCAATCTGTGAGCAACGTGACCTCACCCTGGCAGCAACCCTTATTACACCACGTGGGGAGACGCCTGGAGACTCACTCGCCTAGATTGTGTATAGCAgattggtaaggtaatgggaacgcCAGTGGGtaaggttgtttatagcaatggcTAAATCAGGAAGGGCAAGTAGGTCGAGCAGTATTATAAATGAAGAAGAGGATAGGTTTGAGGAGAAACTGAtatggaaatttgtagagaggaaTGATGTTAAGATAGAGTATCTAATacaagggattaaaagtgagatCTTTAATAAAATACATGACGAGGTTCAGAGATAAAAACAAGAGCTTATGGACTATATTTAGGAAGAAATCAGATATAGCAGGGAAGCATGGGAAAGTGAAATAACTAGGCTTGCaactgaatttggcaggaataacagCATGACAAGGGAAAGgggaggagtgggggatggagtagTGAGTGTGGTAGGGACTGCGGTATCCAGGGGAGGGGCGACCAGCAACAGAGTGCGTCACTTAGAAAGCAGTCAATTATACTTCATGGATTACTCAAATCCAGGGcatcatcgaggcaggaaaggatggagatggaAGAATTTGAGTTACAGAAGATCTTGAGATGTATTAGAGCCGAGATGGCAGGAAATGAGGTGAAAATCTGCCGCCGGATTGGGCCTTTCAACTATAACAAGAATGAACCTGTTATGGTACAGCTCCTCTAATGCAGAGACAGTGGATTACTTACTGCAACACAAACATTTACTCAGAGGTAGCAAAAACTATTACAACGTGTATATTGATAGATATATTACAAAAGATAAACAGATAGCCTACAGGGCAAGCCGACCTGCATGTGACAACTCTATTTTAGATTTTTCAAGAAGAGTcttaaggtttggtacaccaatgcagatggggtatccaataaagctgaagagataaaagaaagagttaatgAGGCAGattctgacatagttgcaatactggaaactaaaataaatggcatgatctcgtatgcaatctttccagaggggtactaggtgataagaaaagagaggacacagagacagggaggaggcgtggcactcctaataaagcggaaatgatattttgaagacctggaaaatcgGGTTACTAATGAGCACAAGCCCAAGCACAagagctccatacatggaactctgaaagcagatgggaggaagattgtgatcttggtaatctacaatcccccaccaaacagtagaagacccagacaggagtatgatgacaacaacaaggcatgtatagatgaactgcagaaggcagcaacactagctcaatgagagcgaagctgctggtcatgggggacctaaatcatggagaggtaaattgggaatcaaAGAATCCCCATGGCGTGGAaggaacgtggggagcaaagttagtagatgttatagacaggaatttcctaacacaacatgtgaagaaagacacaagggaaaggggatacaccgagcctattagacctgattttcaccccagaacgcagaagacatcgagaatttgaaatatgaaatacctctaggggccagtgaccattgtgtcctagtctttgactacatgatgtaactcaaacttgtgaccaagggacaagaggtctgggaaaggagagttgactacaggaaagggaactataggaggataagggactatctgggtgaagtgcagtgggaggaagaaattagaggaaaaacagtccaagatatgatggacctaatcATAGGGAAATGCCAGGAGGCGGAAGACAGATTTAttgcaacagtaaaggaaaaaagtaagagggaatataattacCTATTGTTTAATAATGTCAGGAAGcgaaaatgagaagcaggagggagtggaggaagtacagacgaCAACAGGATACGATACAACAGCGCTagaaacgattacattaacataagaagagaatcggaaagaaattatgagaacgatattgctatCAAAGCAAAAGAGGAATCTAAATTACTCCACAGCCAAAtaggaagaaaaatgtcggtgaacgactaaGCGCAAgattaaggaagacagagggggcatatactgaaagtagacaaggaaatctgcaaggcactgaatgccagtttccatggagtgttcacaaccgagcctaagcagctcccattgttagaagagattactctagatgaaagactatcagatatagaggtaacagtagaggaggtaatgaaacagttgaaaacactggatgcaactaaagcggttggaccagacaaagtatcactgtggatactaaaagaggcagcggaggccctcagtgtgcctatggcaaggatctttaatgaatcacctatatcaggagaattgcccaattgctggaagaaggcaaatgttgtaCTAATTTTGAAGAAAGGTGAtagagaggaggcacttaactacagacctgtatcactgacaagcatcccctgtaaaatacttgaaagaataattaggctaagactggttgcacacctggagaacattaggtttgtaaacaaacatcaacgtgGGTTCTGGAAAGGAAAATCttacctaacaaaccttttggaattctatgataaaataaggaGGCAAGACAGAGGAGgttgagcagactgcatatttcaggactgccaaaaagcctttgatacagcacCGCACATGAGAATACTATTCAAACTTGAAAGGCAGGCGGGAgagagcggaaaggccctagcataggtaaggaactacctaacaggaaggagccagacagTTATGGTAAGagacgagaagtcggactggcaaacggtaacaagtggagtacctcaaggatcagtgctgggaccaattctatttctaatatacattaacgacatgtttacaggcgtagagtcctacatgtcgatgttcacggatgatgcaaagttgatgagaagagttgtgacagaagaGGATTGTagcatcctccaagaggacttgaaccggTTGGAAAGATGGTCGGAGAAattgctactggagttcaacacgagtaaatgtaaagttatggaaataggactaggtgataggagaccaaaggaaaagtacacaatgaaggggaactgcctacctttgGCGAcgcaagaaagagacctgggcgtggacgtattacctaatctaactcctgaggcacatttaAATAGGATATCAACAGCAGCATACtcaacactggcaaaagttagaacatcattcagaaacctcagTAAGAAGGCATttcgggcgctttacactgcctacgtgagtaaGCAGTCTTGGAGTCTagctgcctcatcatggagtccgcacctgaagaaacacataaggaaactggaaaaggttcagaagtttgtaaCGAGACTCGACCCAGCATTACAAAGGATGGGGTATAAAGAGCGCTTGAAGGAACTGAGTCTTACGacgctagaaaaaagaagggagatggGGGATATGattggaacgtataaaatactcaggcggattcacagagtggacatagactaaatgtttacacggaat
Coding sequences within:
- the LOC138367697 gene encoding uncharacterized protein, encoding MFTGVESYMSMFTDDAKLMRRVVTEEDCSILQEDLNRLERWSEKLLLEFNTSKCKVMEIGLGDRRPKEKYTMKGNCLPLATQERDLGVDVLPNLTPEAHLNRISTAAYSTLAKVRTSFRNLSKKAFRALYTAYVSKQSWSLAASSWSPHLKKHIRKLEKVQKFVTRLDPALQRMGYKERLKELSLTTLEKRREMGDMIGTYKILRRIHRVDID